A segment of the Nitrosopumilus sp. genome:
TGCTTGGATCATTTAGGGTGGCGTCAGTTAGGGGAGGAATTGCAGCGGAATACGACATCTGACCCAAGGCAAAAGCTGCCTCATGTCTTACTAGTTCATTATCATCATTTTTTAAAATTTTAGCAATATGTTGAATTTTATCTTCGCCTCCAAAATCAACCAAAATACATGCAACTCGGGTTCTAACTACATAATCAGGATGTTCCAATAGAGAAATAAAGTACTCAGCATCTTTTTGCTCATACTTTGATTCCATTTCCGCAAAAAGGGACAATCGGTCTTGAGTTACTGCCTGCAATTTGCTTTAAAAATTTGCGCGTCCTATATTAGGTTACTTGAAAAAGATCGAAAAAGGATTCAGATATCTATTTAATGGAAAAAATCGAAGAACGAAATATGAGTGCAGTAATAGGAGAAAAAGCACCAAATTTCGGAGTTTCAGAATGGGTGCAAGGAGCTCCAACAAATTTTGAGCAAGAAAAAGATCACATAGTACTGCTTGAAGTTTTTCAGGTTAACTGTCCAAGATGTTTTATGAATGCAATTCCAGAAGCAATCAACATCTACAAGAAATACAAAGATGACGGAGTCAGGGTTCTTGGTCTTGCCACTGCCTTTGAAGACTTTGATAAAAACACATTGAGCAATTTGAAAATGTTGGCAGAGACAGGAGAAGTGGTTGGAGAGACAAAATCGGCACTTGCAACGTATGGTCAATTACAAGAAGGCAACAGATTATCATTTAAAATCCCATTTCCGTTAGGAATGGACAACCTGACAAAGTCTTCTGGAGAGATAAGCCAAGAGCAGATCATGCAATTCATCTATCCACAAATTCCGGACTTTGATTCACAGCCAGAAGCATATAGAAATCAGATCATTGAAAGAGTGAAAAGTCATATGAATTCAAAAGAATATTCTGCTGAAACGTTTGAAAAATTTTCTCTGCAGGGAACACCGTCCACTATTTTAGTGGACAGAAAGGGGATGCTCAGGGACGTGTCATTTGGACAGACAGGACACATAGAGTCGTTGATTCAACAGATGTTAAACGAAGACTAGATCAGCGAATAAAAACCAGCACTACAGATAATACAACTACCGTAACAAACCCGCAAATCAGAGACATTTTTGCATTGTCCATGTCGTTAGTTAATTAAAACAGAATAAAAGTAAACCTTAATTTTTTTTCTTGATCTTTATTACGATAAACACCGTAATGACAACCAAAGGAATTGTGAAAGATATCCACAACAAAGAGTCATTTGAATTCTCAACAGGTTGTGTAGTAGTAATGGAAACAGATGGATTATTTATGACGTCATTTTTTTCAGTCAAGCCAAAAAAGTAGGTGGTCCCAACGACATCTAACTTGTTATCTCCAGAGCCTGTAAAATTCAATGTTACAAAGGTGATTCTTTCAGTCGCATCCATTTTTGGAAAGTATTCTTTATCATTAAGATAAAACGTCATATTGCCGCCCAAGAGACTCTGAGGAATTATCAAATCGCCAAGGTTGTTTTCCAGACCACTAGAAATAAAAATAGTCAATCTTTTTTTATCCTCGTTAAATTCAAAGTTGCGCACATCAAAATTTGAGACGGTTTCAACTTCAAACGTTTGTCCAC
Coding sequences within it:
- a CDS encoding TlpA family protein disulfide reductase, with the protein product MSAVIGEKAPNFGVSEWVQGAPTNFEQEKDHIVLLEVFQVNCPRCFMNAIPEAINIYKKYKDDGVRVLGLATAFEDFDKNTLSNLKMLAETGEVVGETKSALATYGQLQEGNRLSFKIPFPLGMDNLTKSSGEISQEQIMQFIYPQIPDFDSQPEAYRNQIIERVKSHMNSKEYSAETFEKFSLQGTPSTILVDRKGMLRDVSFGQTGHIESLIQQMLNED
- a CDS encoding HEAT repeat domain-containing protein; translation: MQAVTQDRLSLFAEMESKYEQKDAEYFISLLEHPDYVVRTRVACILVDFGGEDKIQHIAKILKNDDNELVRHEAAFALGQMSYSAAIPPLTDATLNDPSMFVRHEAAIALGVVGSKDAKETLEKALNDPETPVVESAVVALSNIEFMEKLSKNEDFAKLTGG